Within the Sarcophilus harrisii chromosome 2, mSarHar1.11, whole genome shotgun sequence genome, the region tatatattaaatacaatatatgtatatatatatatatatatatatatatatatatatatatatatagttattttgctgcacaagaagaatcgaactttgaaataatgtacaattaacctatgaaggaaataaaaaatgcaggcagacaaaaacagagggattgggaatgctttgtagtggttcacattcatttcccagagttcttttgctgggtgtagctgcttctagtCATTATTGAACAAACAGagttgatttggttcatcttattattgaagagagccacgaccatcagaattgatcatcatatagtattgttgttgaagttctTTAATGATATCTTGAAAAATGGTACCAGGCTCTTTTTTTCGTCATGGCCatcaagtagaccaataatttttaaattgtctctcttggatctatttttcagcttagctgtttttcaaatgagaaattttacattttcttccattttttcattctttttagtttgtttgactgattcttaatgtctcaaagaatcattagcttccatttgaacCTATCCCAGtatttaatgtgtgattttcttcagttagcttttatatttctcttccatttgattaattctacttgtcaaggtgttttcttcagtggattttttttttttttgcatttggccaattatatttttaaagaaattgtttaatttagtcaatttcccccttccttttccaaacttgtGATTCACTTTCGTAtacctcttgtttcttttctcatttctttcttttacttctcttgccttttaaaatcttttatgagtacttccaagaagcctctttgggcttgagaccaattcatatcactttgaAATTTCCTCTATGGACATTTTGTCTTCCTCTGAgttttccctgtcaccatagtggctgattaaggttcttttttatttcttgctcattttcttctttttttatttcctcttttgtgtctttgttatggttgagctctgctcttgGGATAAAGGGGGTATTGTCCCTAGCTTCTTGTACAACTCTAAGCTTTAGCTTTGAGCATAGAGCCCCTTGTGTTTGCTTCAATCTATTTTCAGACAcaatttcttctctgggtatgaataggattcccttcattttctagatgaggaataCTAAGACTAGAGAGGTTGTTCATGATCATAGAAAAGCTGATTGGAACTCAGAGCATTTGACTGTAGTTTGTACTGTCCCTTCagaaaatatttggcaaaatcTGTTGATGACATTCCACCaactaccattttaaaaaatttgtgaaGTATTAGGTAAGCAGGCAAGGTAGGTCAGGTCTAGTTTAACCCTTTTTGGCAACAATCTTCCTCATGGCATCTAGGATGTTGCTGagctcctccctctccctcttggCCTGGAATGTGAATGCCCACTCTTTTTTTGGAGGAATTTAAGGGCTTGCTTCTCCTTTGGAGACTTTTAACAATTCCTGGTCCCATATCCCATAAAGAGCACATGTCTTGGATCATCTTTCTTACAAACTTGGTGTGTTTGGTCAAGTGTTAGGGCATTAGATGGCCGAGGAGCCATGCTATTGTGGAAGACAGAACTTCTTAATAGAGGACATTTATTAATAcatttatcatatataaaatggtttttaattttaaccaattattttctctttgaagacACAGGAACTGAATCCTCCACAAGAAatcaaagaggaggaaaagaaccTGTCTTGGGCTTACAATCAGATGAAGGCGGCACATGCAGAAACTGCCCTAGAACTGGAGAAGACAAGAGACATGCTCCTTTTGCAGCACCAGATAAACAAGCACTATCAGGTGCAGAGAAAGAAGGGTGCAGGAAGTGGCCATAGTCTGGGAAAGCATCCTCATTTAGGAGGACACCAAGGTTAAACAGTGGCTAGTGCAACCTCCTGGGGTGTCATGTCTAGGCACTGTGCCATTGTTAGCAAAGCTGATATCTATTCACATTACAGAAGATGAAAGACAACAGTGTTTTCTTAAAACATTGGCAATAAGAGTCAGGGAACAGCTACTGCCTATGGGGAATGTGAAGCTCTTGTTCCACTTCTAGAAGCCATTTTTGCTGTTCCCAAGAATTTGACACTCCATGACACTACTTCATCAATTGTTTCCAGGGATAATGTCATAATTGAAGGGTTCCCTGAAAAATCTATAATAGTCTTGTATTATATCCCCTAACCTAGCTTTTCCTGAATTCCTTAAACAGTACTTTTGCTTGAAGTCCATGAACTTTAAATTCTATGACTAatgacatgactaatatggaaataagtttaacatGATGGCACATGTATAATCAaagtaataaattaatttaaaataaaagaaatcctaCATATTTGAGGCAACTAAGTGATGTGGTAGATAGAATACCATCCctggaagacatgaattcaaatttggtctcagacatatattagctgtatgaccttgggcaagtcattgaactccAATTGGTTCCTGTCCAATTGTCCTGTCCAAAAAGcatattttaggcatttaaataCATTCTGGAAAAAAGGGGTCCATCAGCCCCACTAGAAAGCCATAGGGATACATGACACAGAAagggttaagaacccctgatttaGAGAGTCTAAATCataatgatgaaaatataaaaaagataaaaagtcatTTTGTTTCAGGATGAACTGGAAATTGTGAAGATAAAAGCTGATAATAGTGAGAAAGAGCACAAGGAAGAGTGGGAGAAGTTGAATCAACTGCTGGACCTCAAGAACAATCGCATTCAACAGCTGGAAGGTAGTTTTGGAAGCCACAGACTTATGGCTGAATTTAGTTAAAGCTTCTTCCCTCTTATTCCAGCCATTGCTACGGAACTGCCATCTGTTTTACTCATTGAGGATTCCTTACTAACCCCATCTCCTCATGTGACTTCCCTAAAAAATTTGTTCTGTTGGTTCTCAGACTCAGTCTGGATTAAAATTGTGCCTCTGAAGTTTACTACTTGAGATCTTTGGGCAACTAACTTAACCTTCCTGTCTATTTATCTCTATAAAAAGGAGAGATTTGGatcaaggtcccttctagttctctGTTATTACACAGGCCCTTCCCACTCCTCTATACTCTTATCTTTTCATAAGATTTGCTCTGTAGAACAAGAGCTTGCTTCTCTTGTCATTGTTTCATTGTGTGCTACAGTAAGTGACTTACTCTTTTTCTCTTAAGTACATGAAATATGATCAGAGTATTGTGAAGATTGGTCACTTGCTTCTTGCTCTGTCCTCCAGTCTTTATGATTTTTCCATTAAGATCCACACTACTTTACATCAGACTATAGGCTGAAGCTGATGGGTGCCTGGTGAAAGGTAATTAATTGTCCAGATCCTAAGTAGGTGGGCTGTATGTGGCTGCCCCTCTCACTATCAGCATTGCTtacttctttgcattttttcctttctagttcATCTAAAGTGAAATTGTGACTAATACTGCACTCAACAGAATGAAAACAAATCATGTGTTTCTCCTCTTGTCCCTTTCCTTGTCATTAATCCAGTGAGAAAGTTAAGACACCAGGCCCTACAAGGCATCTTGCAATAGACCGTCTGTGATGGAGGGGGCTCAATAATTGAATGTGATTATTACAGAGACATGATAGGTAGTCACATATGTCATACTGTCTCTATAGGACAACTCTTAAGAGAATATGAcatattttgttcttcctttattCAATATTACAAGCCTATTCTACTTGTTGGCAATAGTacattaaatttcttaaaatgagcCTTCCACAAACCCTGTCAGGACTTCACCAGGAGTCACAGTAGATAAAAGTGCGAAGCTAGATAGAGtaaatcaggaaaatgaatttgaatccaatttcaagcaaatgtttgttgtataatcctgggtaagccacttaacttctgattgcctcaatttcctcaactgtaaaatgaggaataataTCTAGCTAGAAGAATTGTTGTGAAGTTCAAGTGAGATGAGTGCCTGGCACTAAGTAgtgattatttccttttccccctgTTCCCCTTTCCCAACCCCCATCTGTTTTTCCAAAACAGTTTTATCTGGTTGGTAAAATTTTACATACAATGTTTTTCTAAGCTTGATGTATGTATTACATAGAGTGTTGGCTTTTCAATCATTCATTTGGTCAATTCTCTCAAAAgaaacattgattttatttggcaTGTCAGTAACAGATTTTTATTTGAAGTTAAAAGGGTCCCAGTCATAACTCTCTGCCCCTAGAAAAATCACGCTACTGCTGGACATGGCCACTTTTAGCCCTTTTCTCTTCAAGTTACTTTACTATTCAGCTCTTGAATGAAGAGgtagttttctttcctctttagcACAGCTCAAAGATGTAGCTTATGGTACCCTGAAGTTTCCACTGCATCTGGAAATACCAGTCCATGAGGAGAATATGATAGACTGTCTTCAGCTGCACCAAGGTGAAAACCTTTTTGAACTACATATTCACCAGGCCTATCTGTCATCTGCAGCCCTTTCCCAAGCTAGAGATACCCAGCTTGCCTCCTTCTGTACCTATTCCTTCTATGATTTTGAAATCCATTGTACCCCATTGGCTGTGGGACCACAACCTCTCTATGACTTCACCTCTCAGTACGTGGTGAGAACAGATTACCTTTTCCTGAACTATTTACAAGGGGCTTTCTCCCGAATTAACCTTCACCAGACTGCAGCTCTTGACCATAATACCCTTGCAGTTGGCTGGCTTCGTTTTGACAAAGTGCTAGAAACAGTGGAGAAGGTCCATGGTACTACCATGCTTACTGGTAAGTGCCCCCTTGGCTTTCCCACAGCTCCTAGTATTAGTATGGATTTTCCCAAATTCCTTGACTGCTCTTGAACTGTTTTCACAATCTCTTCCTTTGCTTCTCAATCACGTTATTACATCTGTTTCTTCCATGCATGTTCCATTTTCTGGTCTCCAGGAAATAATGGAGAAGACTTTGGGACATTGGATTACTGGATGAGGCTGAAATTTCCTATAGCACACAGCCTACAGGCATACAATAAGCGATTGAAAGCCCAAACATACCTGTCTGCTAATGTGCTTGGAGCCAGGAAGGCTCAGCCAAAGGAGGTGAGGAGATTATACCAACATATTTCAAAGGCGCTATTGCCCAACAATTTATCAGAACAGCACTAGCAAATTAACAATTAGCCTTAATCAAGCATTCTGAGCTTATCTGTCTTGACTCCCATTCAAAAGAACTAAGTTCTACTTTTTAGTCTGTTGTCTTAAAATGCATTTTGTGCATGTAACACCACAGAGGGATggggaaaatatgtaaaaagtacTTTGAACTTATTTTCTAAAAAGATACTTTATGTGGATATAAggttttcctttctccctacGTATCTAGCCAGAAGGGTTTGCACGGTGTGCTCCCCTGAATATAGATGAGATCCTTAATCACTTATCTTAGATTCTCTTCATTGAACTTACACTGTTTGAGTGTAGAGTACTCCTTAAAGCTGATTTTTTGTGccaattttaaagaataaagactTGGACAGTGATCATTAGGTTTGTTATCACCATCAACAGGAATAAATTCAAGAGGTCACAATCCCCAGTGGGCAGTAAGTACTCTGATCTTCTAGTCACAATTTGAGAAGTCTTCTAGTTTTTCCACAACCAATGACCTACCTCTTTCCAGGGCAGATCAGAGATTTTCAAGCATAGAAATCAGTTGTGGGTGGAAATCATCAGGTGCTGCAACCTCCGGAGTCGACGTTTGGGGGCACAACCCAGCCCATATGCCATGTACCAATTCTTCACCTTTTCTGACCATGACACACCCATCATTCCTGCCAGCAACCATCCCCATTTTGGTGATCAGGCCAGCTTCTCAGTGCACATGACCTTGGAACTGGATCAATATCTCAGGCAGATGGTCCTGCCTATATATGTGTTTGATGACAACGATTTGGAGCTAGGCTGGTTCCTTGGCAAAGCTCAGGTACCTTTGCTGCCTCTTGCACAAGATAAAGTCATTAAAGGTGAGGGCTCGATTGTTATTGGACCATTCTCCTTACTCTTCTATTTATGAGGTCTTCTAAAAATCCCTAAGTTATCTCTCTTGAATTGCTTTCTAACTATATAAGCTAAATAATAGCTGCAAAATATCTAATATGGTCTCAAGAGCAATGGAAcacaaaaacccaaaacactaTGGATTTCTTATAGGAGGACGCAggacttttctgtttcttaccagaaatataaaggaaaccaaattcCTACAAATTGGTAGAGCCACCAATTTGAGCCACAATCTTTATCTTTGATACAAAGTGATCAAAGCTGTATAGTAGTGATTCCAGGATTTTTCCTAGTTTAGTCTTTCTGCTTTAAGACTGAAATGTTTTTTATACAGGATAATGAATTGTGGCATGAAATTATCCCCTAATTTTGctgtgttcattttttaaaacttcagacAATAATTTAGGATTGTGCTTATAtgtatcttttcccctaaattcaATTTCTTAgctatctttttttcataaatatcagAACTGATCTGATTGCTTCCTACTCCCATCACCCTACCTCCCCTTATCACTAACTTCCCCCTCCCTCATGGACTAGAAGGAGCAGTCTTCCTGAATGTAGCTTTGGGAAGATGGATACAGAGGGAAAAAGGTATGTGTGTGAgggtgtgtgagagagagggTAGGAGGTATGGTGGGGGGAGTAAAGATAAGGAGGGTGAGATTAGGAAGCATTGATGCCCCACAAATTTGGCTTAGCTATTTTTGGAGGCATTCATTCATATTCTAGCTCTGCTAATGTGACCTTGACAAATACCTTactttaaaaagcctttttattttctcGCCAGAAAATGGAGTTAGGGATTAGCTCTAAGGTCCCTTACAACTTCTGCATGATCTGGTTAATTATCAGCACCACCAACTACCTGAACCAAAGTTTCCTTCAGTGGGGCTCCTAGAAGGCAAGCTACTACATTCCCCTACCTCTTTTCCCACCTGGAATACTGAATAGTTTGACTCCCCTAATAAATTCAGTAACATGTGTTATGTAATTTCTGAGTAATACTAGCcatcattatatattatgtgGTGGAACTTCATTTCATCACCAATAAAACCTAGATTAATTCACACCTGAAGGGGAAAGGCCATAATGTTGAATCATCCAGACTTTGATATCTATTCATTACCTGTGTGTTGCAGGTAACTTCAACCTCAGTGACCCTATGGGGAAACCCAATGGGTCCATTGAAGTGAAATTGGAGTGGGAGTCCCAATACCTATCTCCAGAGGGTTCAGAAAAGCCAGAAACCACCCAGTCTGTTGAAAAGGACAAGAAGGCACCCCTGTCTGTGGAAAATCACAAGGAAGCACCTTTATTTGTAGAAAAACACGAGGCAAACCTGCGAGTAGAAGATTACAATGAAGCACTCCCTTCTGGAGAAAACGAGGCAGATTTGCGTCTAGAACGTGAACACGAAGCACCCCTCTCTGTGGAAAAGTATGAGGCACcccttttcaaagaaaattgtgAGACACCACCCCGACCGACAGAAACATACGAGGCAAACCTTTCTGTAGAAGATTACAATGAGGCCGACTTGTCTGTAGAAATTTACAATGAGGCGAACCTTCGCGTAGAAGATTATGAGGAAAATTTACCTATAGAAAAATACCACATAAACCCATccttagaaaaaagggaaatcaaGATGTCCAAAGAAAACGCTGACGAGGCCAAGATGTCTATAGAAGATTATGAGGAGGCAAAGCCGCCAATAGGAAACTGCGATGAGGCAAAGCCGCCAATAGGAAACTGCGATGAGGCAAAGCCGCCAATAGGAAACTACGATGAGGCAAAGCCGCCAATAGGAAACTGCGATGAGGCAAAGCCGCCAATAGGAAACTACGATGAGGCAAAGCCGCCAATAGGAAACTGCGATGAGGCAAAGCCGCCAATAGGAAACTGCGATGAGGAAAAGTCGCCAATAGGAAACTACGATGAGGCAAAGTCGCCAAACTGTGATGAGGCAAAGTCGCCAATAGGAAACTGTGATGAGGCAAAGCCGCCAATAGGAAACtgcaacaaagaaaaacagtccaTAGAAGTTTGCCACGAGTTCAAGCCATCTATAGAAAACTGCGAGGAGACCAAGCTGTCTTTAGAAGATTACGATGAGGCAAAGCTGGCTATAGAGAACTACAACGAGGAAAAAGAGCGTGTAGAAAATTGCAAGGAGGCTAAGCTGTCTCTAGAAAATTGTGACGAGGAAGAACAGTCTCTAGCAAATTGCGAGGAGGCCAAGCTGTCTTTAGAAGATTATGATGAGGCAAAGTTGGCCATAGAAAACTGCGACGAGGAGAACAAGTCTCTAGAAAATTGTGACAAGGCCAAACTCTCTCTAGAAAATTGTGACGAAGTTGAACAGTTTATAGAAAATTGTGACGAGGCCAAGCTGTCTCTAGAAAATTGCGACAAGGCTACAGAAAATGGGGAAGAGGCCAAGCTGTCTCTAGAAAATTGCGACAAGGCTACAGAAAATGGGGAAGAGGCCAAGCTGTCTCTAGAAAATTGCGACGAGGAAGAACAATCTATAGAAATTTGTGACGAGGAAAAACAGTCTCTAGAAAATAGTGACAAGGCCAAGCTGTCTCTAGAAAATTGTGACGAGGAAGAACAATCTATAGAAAATTGCGGCGAGGCCAAGCTGCGTCTAGAAAACTTCGAGGATGACAACCTGTCCATAGAAAACTCTGATGAGGCCAAGCTTCCTATAGAAAACCGTGATGAGGAAAAAGACTCTATAGAAAATGACAAGGAGATGCCCCTACTGGTAGAAGATTATAATAAAGCACCCGAACCTATAGAAAATTATAATGAGAAACTTATAAAGattccaactgaagaagaaaacattttatttcaccAGGTAGGGAGCCCTTTAAGCTGTTCTAGGAgggaatgatggagaaaatattatgaggaCTGGGGGTGAAAGAATACTGTTTTggatataataggtgcttaatacatagtTGTTGAATTGTTACTGAAAATACTGCATCAGTACCATCAATTCAGTAAACACTGGTAAAAAACCtgctctgtgccagacactgtgctaggtgttgAGCTACAAAGATTgccagatattttatgcattttgtaattACTTGGAATAGAACTTCCTATTATTTACTCTTGTATTTTGTTATTAGAACACAGAAATGCTATTgattatatggatttattttgcgTGCTAGTTTATTGAAACTATTATCtgaatttctttgctaatttccTAAGTAAATCATCATGTAATTAGCATATAAGAGAttgctttatcttttctttgcctatgttgatatttttaatttcttattgccTTCATTAGAATTTCCAAAACTAGTCCAATAACAAGGAAAGGAGgccatttttgttatatatatatatatatatatatatatatatggaaatagatacaaaaccaaaaccaaaatagcTCTTGACCTTGAGGATATCACTATCTATTGGTGGAGAGGAGAAATGTGTGATATAGACATTTAAATGTAAGATGTATATAAAATAaccaaagagaagaaaactagGAGATAAGAACAGACTTCTGTAAGACGTGGCACTTGAAGTAAGTTCTGAAGACCACCAGGAATACTTCAAGACAGAGGGTGAGGAAGGGGAGATATGCCTAAGAgtcattcatttaaaatgaactcaggaaaatggcTGTTTTTCAGAAATAGCTTTTTGGCAGTTAACATATATAGGAAATATGTTCTGGAGGAGGGTAATCAATTAGGAAAAGACTGCTGCAATAGTATGCTGGAGGTGATGAGTTTCGAATAGTACAGTGTTAAGGTAAGTTTTGAAGGCATCAGACTGATATAGGAGATGTTGAGGAGACAGAATTGTCAAGACGaagcaattgattggatatgggtGGTGGTGATGGAGAGGCAAATAGTAAAAGATGTCAATGAGGGCATGGGAAACTTGTATGCCTACAAAGATGATGACTTTGACAGAAATAAAAAGTTAGGTAGGTTTGAGGAGAAACATAAttccattttggatatgttgagtttgagatgtgtATAGTACACAGAGATTGATGATTTGCACTGGAGTTCAGGGGGGAAATGAGGGCCAGATTATAGTAGATTTATAGTAATCATCTGGATAGAGATAATTGAACTCTTGGAAActgaacagagagaaagagaggaagattcAGAATAGACTGAATTATGTAGTACATTGGAACAGTGGGGTGGTTCATTGATGAGGGTCCAGCAAAGGGAAGTAATTACTCTGCTAGGTAGATAGTTGGAAAACAAAAGAGCATGAAAGTCCAAGAAAGAGGAACTATCTAGGAGGAAATCAGTTCAGCACAGCTCTCTAGCTTTTCGCTACAGGGAACAGTCAACTCCTTTGTTTCTTGGCTCCCCTGGTATagagaaataacatttaaaattaatttgaaaatgttttttagaCATTAAAATTAGATATTAGACATTTTCTAAACCCTCTGAAAAGAATTTGATGGCTTCCATTGCTAAATCTAAcctaaaggaaatataaaaaacttttaaattagaaaaatgaaacttcAGGTTTGAAAGcttaagaataaaatatgaaagaaaagatgaatagaaaGTAAAATCCTAGTCTTAACTCCTTAAATGGAAATAGATTAGTGAGAACTAAAAGGAGGGCAAGATCTCAGGCAAAATTTGAGAGAAGTGTCCCCAAAAAACATATTCTCAGAACTAAGGGAGAGAGACAAGCTATAATGGCCATGTAACaagtaggcatttaaaaaaaagcagtctATACTTttatatgtaatgggggaaaTGGGACTGAGCATATGCCTGAGCCATCTCTGGTATCATATGGACCTTAGACCCTTGTTAAAGAACTTAAGTGCTTCTGGTTCATCTCTTGGTTCTTGTAATGGGTATGTGGCAACAAAGATTGGTGATTAAGCCAAGGCAAATTACACTGCCTCTTAATTTTTCTAAAGAGCTTTACTTGGACTTCTCATTGagagtggggaggaagaaaagagggaattactttctcttccttctctctctccaataGTAGCTGTGATAGCTTCAGGCCTGTCATTTTGTATGTGTGCTCCCTTTCACCATCTATCTCCCATAATCATAAGGATCAAGGGGATCTATCTCCCATCATAAGGATCAAGGGACAACCCCCCAAGAAGTTCTGGTCAAGTATGCCCTTTAGTAGGTGGCTAGAGACAGAACACATACGTGGTGAGCCTCCTCACCCTTTACAGAATCATtttccaggaaaaagaaaaagtttcctaCTAGAACTATACACAGATCTGAgcacaaatatttgaatatataggGCAAAGGACAAAAAAGATGTATGTGTAAGAGTGGCTGGGGTGGCTACGAGGGAAAGTAAAATTAGGTGGGATTGAGGAATAGGGAAGGGAagttttggagagaaaaaaaaaaggactccaAACTCAATAGAGAACTGTGCTATGGGAGAGTTCTGAAGGATCCTTTGTGAATCTAGTGTTTAGCACAGAATCTGACATACAAGAGAATCCGTAATGCTACTTGGTTGAAAAGTAGGGGGAAATAACATTGTGgttcagaggaagaagaaattgaagaggAGCTCACATGTCCACTTGGAGTAGGGTCCAGGGGATGAGGTCTTAAGAATGTGTGAAGGTAGCTTCGGAAGTTATTTCTAAGTTATGAAGAAAGGACTAGTAGGATGAAAATAagccttgagggcaaggattctGGCATCTTTGTGTTGGATCCAGGATAAGTTCAGTGACATTGTTTAATAAGGAAGCATTATAgccattaaatattaaattatattaaaacatgttaaattttcCTATATGGATCTTAGCCATGAGCACATTATCCAACTCAATCACATAATTAACACAGAGATCAAACATTATGCCTTAAAATATAGTAACCTGATATGGAACCATCCCCCTGCTTCAGCTCCTGcattattgagcacctactgctTAGCTAGTATTATTTATAGAGACCTGCTGGTCACTGAAACCACTGCTAACTGTACAGTGATGGCTGTCTTTTTCTGAAGCAGATGAACGAGGACAAATTATCAGGTGCTATTGATGAGGCAACAAAAGAGCCAGAAGAATGTTACCCAGAAGTCAAGCAGCAAGTGTTTTCATCTCCTGACACTGGTATTGTCTTTTACAATCTAATTTTACCACTTGATCTTTAATCCATGAAACCTCGTTACTTACTCCTATACTTCTAAAGCCTCCATTTTTACTAAAAGGATAAAAGTCCTAAATCTCATGCTGTGGTACTGATCTGATGAAGTTGGTAACCAACAACCAGGCTAATCACCTGTTTAGTTATAGGACCCTAATTAAACATTATGCTAATGTTAGTCGTCCCTAAAGCCCCCATGAACCTATTGAATTGGTAGGAGCAGAGGGAGAAAAGTGTGTTTAGATCCTGTGTGTAATACTATGTATTTTCTAGCTAATTACAgaaaaattttatcttcattggaggatcataggatttaaagctgaaaggaaccttagagaacaTTCAGTAAAACCTTGAGACTCAGGTTTATACCTTATTTAACTACAAACATGGTAAAGCCTTCACAAGAGAATCGTAGGACTGGATAAGGCATATAACTTAAggatagaattttttcttttctttcttgtaagaAAGAGAAGCTCCTCTGAACCATGATCCTGCTCTTCTTTCCAATAGTGAGAACTTAGTGTAGGAAATTGTTTCAGGAATAATCTTGGATCTTAAGCATTTTTTATCTATGCCCTTGGCAATTAGCATATAAATACCAAATGAACTACTCTTTAAGATATGTAGAGTTAACCAATAGACTGCATTTATCTACATGGTTTTTCATCCCTTTTCCACATTTCCAATCTGTTCCGTTTCCACTGGCTTTTCTATTCACAGAGAATGTGATTAAGTAGAGATAAATTCTAAGATCAGGAAccaattatttaatttacaaaagAATGTAGAAAggaagactttttctttttctatataagGTAAAGGAATAGAAGCTCCTTGTTGTATATAAGGATCGTTTCACTTTGGTTTTATATCTGAAATGCTTAGCAGATTATCTTGCATGTAGATACTTGACTTATTTGTTGAATGAAGCAAATCAAAGCtgaattatttttacctttatattcTTAACAGTAAAACTTTTTTCTCTTGGGTCTCATATATCAAGAATGGCACTTTGTGTCGGCATGCCAGACATACTGGGCGCAAGCCAAAAATCTGTAGCAGATTGGTCCTGGAAGAAGTGCTAGTCTTAAGACTCCGGTCAACAAACAATACTAGGTAATAAAAATCCAAGGACAAAGTGAAACAATCTTTCTCCTCAAGATGCTGATAATCCCAGTTATAGCAtgaacaagtcacctaatctttGTTTTCTGAGCAGGAAAATGGGTTAAAAATACTTTTGCTACTTCAGAAAGTATTCTATTAGgggctttgtaaatgttaaaaaagcactttagaaatgtgATTAGACTAGTTGAGGGAGGAGGAGTCTTCACACATTGGAAAGAAGTATTAGCTCTAGAGTTAGAGAACTTTGTTTCAGATTtcaattcttttgagatatttcTTGCCTGAAATGCATTGGACAAGTCTCTTTAATTGATCCTGGAT harbors:
- the RPGRIP1 gene encoding X-linked retinitis pigmentosa GTPase regulator-interacting protein 1 isoform X2, whose translation is MLRTSHNALLSQVDELKTELKEKNKRVVSLESQLADMSVLRITVREFQDRVEDLKRERNLLKGNHDRLLKNMLNSSNQPHWSTDLMKERLQQKVSHLQEQLDSEVAEKRKILVQLAKEQAENADLKQEVTQMLMKHKKEVELLQQKTATTTTTSSQSDPDILQPSYQDYTKETQTQELNPPQEIKEEEKNLSWAYNQMKAAHAETALELEKTRDMLLLQHQINKHYQDELEIVKIKADNSEKEHKEEWEKLNQLLDLKNNRIQQLEAQLKDVAYGTLKFPLHLEIPVHEENMIDCLQLHQGNNGEDFGTLDYWMRLKFPIAHSLQAYNKRLKAQTYLSANVLGARKAQPKEGRSEIFKHRNQLWVEIIRCCNLRSRRLGAQPSPYAMYQFFTFSDHDTPIIPASNHPHFGDQASFSVHMTLELDQYLRQMVLPIYVFDDNDLELGWFLGKAQVPLLPLAQDKVIKGNFNLSDPMGKPNGSIEVKLEWESQYLSPEGSEKPETTQSVEKDKKAPLSVENHKEAPLFVEKHEANLRVEDYNEALPSGENEADLRLEREHEAPLSVEKYEAPLFKENCETPPRPTETYEANLSVEDYNEADLSVEIYNEANLRVEDYEENLPIEKYHINPSLEKREIKMSKENADEAKMSIEDYEEAKPPIGNCDEAKPPIGNCDEAKPPIGNYDEAKPPIGNCDEAKPPIGNYDEAKPPIGNCDEAKPPIGNCDEEKSPIGNYDEAKSPNCDEAKSPIGNCDEAKPPIGNCNKEKQSIEVCHEFKPSIENCEETKLSLEDYDEAKLAIENYNEEKERVENCKEAKLSLENCDEEEQSLANCEEAKLSLEDYDEAKLAIENCDEENKSLENCDKAKLSLENCDEVEQFIENCDEAKLSLENCDKATENGEEAKLSLENCDKATENGEEAKLSLENCDEEEQSIEICDEEKQSLENSDKAKLSLENCDEEEQSIENCGEAKLRLENFEDDNLSIENSDEAKLPIENRDEEKDSIENDKEMPLLVEDYNKAPEPIENYNEKLIKIPTEEENILFHQMNEDKLSGAIDEATKEPEECYPEVKQQVFSSPDTATNRLSEQADEVSETQTADSDDVIVTPLSQKGPKTNSDKICIEIVSLAFDPEAEVMSDESIQQVYVEYKFHDLPLSETETPVSLRKPRAGEDIHFHFNKVIDLNPVEHRDRRKFLFSMLQEKNPEQRQLKFIVVSDPEEQKNECQEVGYAYLELWQILDTGRDILEQEIDIINPQDKVSSIGKLKVSLQATDALQAIFKEMGENMHL